One genomic segment of Cryptococcus neoformans var. neoformans JEC21 chromosome 8 sequence includes these proteins:
- a CDS encoding histone-lysine n-methyltransferase, h3 lysine-9 specific, putative, whose amino-acid sequence MPGASSEVGAVDNPLVVDSSDSDDDLSVLPANGRVKPSDGKDRSYKKSLTFMRESTVVDLTLSDSDDAVEFVNFPPGPNSTPDRVAQVGLPDKQPSPGRRPRPFMSIANSSSSPEDQNITGLLENHSRETGELPSPPLVEDRAAPNGMKLDGENIVSQSNGISAAQAAVTTSRTSSLTSNLNRPQSVSGAQPAVASSSRSAINSPPRRYLLISQQSPSSRTTPCRSAGTASPTSRPPTPPLPPTQSTPVTVSGLPAPLILSPVPAASSAISPTIPSIPLHASLPYPTLSLPPSATPALPNSFTLSASTILPADSSISALPSTSAAGLPVMPVFISPATSSPAGPEPSTLQSASEATKSSNQKESPRKTDSKQAPSPSSTHGLWTNTRPFHASSNLSATSGKSSAASSRSTSRTLLPSRVATSDNVAGPSKTTSVSSTHPPARAPSLSLPSEPERQVHPRSPSHEGVGKREKKSKALSSGTGQSTPSRSSLSTYDVASNRKTKSTGLNALPQKPSSAGKTSSIPQRTSTLATAMAIRPFVRSPTSPCRPSSFEASGPIQSSGGAVKAAQNQDKIHPLSTTSSISSHSRETTTKAATPSHVTISSPSPSQSTSASTTVHVTQDAQKSATTSPTREKIHPSRRKSQTSDCVVAPTTSQTAASLSYPAGTSDGTGEADKKAAGTTVHAGPSSADFGTFVVPPTTAIASTTVSPSVTPPEDAPFLKSGPTVHPLFRAASAIGGQDTLTETGAVGDVLSQGSKGRASSPRITTTGAVSHLVLPIDVGSKIKPTAAPSLFASGVTIGNVDDQAAAQPQNPAPLPSALSVLSKKNLGSSSKESSVKSAASSVSSSSTLGDSVSGLGRKSHHKSTQSIPQSPLPTTNTSNSSGIEVNSWLNPQPFGPSFAASHLNTHAKKKWKGKEREKEREKEKAREKEKAKEENEQLRRRRMADLEKISANLEKYKGRMGVESRTRSIPRADGENRKRPPSPGISASTDGEVRVVKRSKPAWAIAPENGHVAAAMEKETNDNKKTTDAIKINHQPAAFYTPQFATPTSAAKTTTTPLSVTAGLGPPVNSSSSSSTPSLLSRSINLDIPRETPEERMDDDDGNDSTGGLLVRKTGKNDAVEEQVEQVRLDLDDVSIHGSSPVGPISTFTSRFRNVSITPSQTQKILEQPGEDVPIRRSAIKINGKQKAQRSKDKSDGSESEDDVPLNWPSRKGKGKAAPEPQDNSETQRDDDGVNLGSSNGEEGSSDDHSNPVLPPFLFKDRPAHVRQPLQTLFKGGFVAKHSYQRPLVKSSAVSPVPNANRTSSEPSAKAELLPQKRKRRPKKLTREQWHHIAQNHLSDVDDLLDESSKKRLSPKSAEKLGADLSKLTSPRVFSIVSRSEPRSKGAPIEENDNEYFTDSDSHTSDIALFLQHPDPPPPPERIREAKRNFGTRTIDPWNRQKHTFRSNPALHRAIFEAYIMQSTSMEESGGDDIKVTNEVDADGGPPDFEFVYSDTMLYPDGIPPPELGLGCDCDGPCDPDSETCTCVKRQELYFYDLGLKGFAYDENGKIRENSASIWECNELCGCPPECMNRVIQRGRAKDTGIEIFKTKEKGWGIRARSFIPSGTYIGSYTGELIREAESERRGVTYTAIGRTYVFDLDGWQIRHPPKGLEKIDKRAAELAEAVKMRAKAAMRESQEDAYNAYSVDAFHYGNFTRYFNHSCDPNLAITQAYVKDFHPERPLLVIFTRRDIKKHEELCISYKGIPDDDVPSPEPVKKKKGNKGKKQMSKTSASAHPPEMIALNSDKGPVEVKDICRCGAKNCDGRMFNYGS is encoded by the exons ATGCCAGGCGCCAGCTCGGAAG TGGGTGCTGTCGACAATCCGTTGGTAGTGGATAGTTCAGACTCGGACGACGATCTCTCAGTATTACCGGCAAATGGAAGAG TCAAACCGAGTGATGGTAAAGACCGGTCATACAAGAAGTCGTTGACGTTCATGAGAGAGTCTA CCGTAGTAGACTTGACACTGTCGGACTCTGATGACGCCGTCGAATTCGTTAATTTCCCTCCCGGCCCGAATTCGACTCCCGATCGGGTAGCGCAAGTGGGACTACCAGACAAGCAACCAAGCCCTGGACGGCGTCCAAGACCATTTATGTCTATAGCAaattcgtcttcttcaccagAAGATCAGAATATCACCGGTCTTTTGGAAAATCATTCTCGAGAGACAGGAGAGCTGCCTAGTCCGCCTTTAGTTGAGGATCGTGCGGCACCGAATGGAATGAAACTCGATGGGGAGAACATTGTTAGTCAGAGTAATGGGATTAGTGCTGCTCAAGCGGCGGTAACCACATCTAGAACGTCTTCATTGACATCAAATTTAAACAGACCCCAATCGGTCTCTGGGGCTCAACCTGCTGTCGCTTCCTCTAGCAGATCTGCCATCAATTCTCCTCCCAGACGATACCTTTTGATATCCCAACAGTCACCTTCGTCTCGTACGACACCTTGCAGATCTGCCGGTACTGCGTCTCCCACTTCAAGACCCCCAACTCCTCCATTACCGCCAACACAGTCAACACCTGTAACTGTATCAGGGCTTCCAGCGCCCTTGATACTCTCCCCTGTACCGGCTGCTTCATCAGCCATCTCGCCCACCATACCTTCAATACCTTTACACGCTTCACTTCCCTATCCTACACTATCTTTACCGCCTTCAGCTACACCAGCACTTCCAAATTCCTTTACACTTTCTGCATCCACTATCCTTCCTGCAGATTCTTCAATTTCTGCACTTCCATCAACTTCTGCAGCAGGTTTACCTGTGATGCCTGTATTCATTTCACCCGCtacatcttctccagctgGTCCTGAACCATCAACTCTTCAATCCGCTTCAGAAGCCACAAAATCATCTAACCAAAAAGAATCGCCAAGGAAAACGGACTCCAAACAAGCGCCTTCCCCTTCAAGTACCCATGGTTTGTGGACGAATACAAGGCCATTTCACGCTTCTTCTAATTTATCAGCTACGTCTGGGAAATCTTCAGCAGCTTCGTCGAGATCGACATCTCGGACACTGTTACCTAGTCGTGTGGCTACGAGTGACAATGTTGCCGGTCCCTCAAAAACGACTTCTGTTTCATCAACTCACCCACCAGCTAGAGCCCCATCGTTATCTCTACCCTCAGAGCCAGAAAGGCAAGTTCACCCAAGGTCGCCATCTCATGAAGGCGtaggaaagagggagaagaaatcCAAGGCGCTTTCTTCTGGTACTGGCCAAAGTACACCCTCAAGATCTTCATTATCAACTTACGATGTGGCCTCAAATCGGAAAACTAAATCGACTGGCCTTAATGCGTTACCACAAAAGCCCTCCAGTGCAGGTAAGACCTCAAGTATCCCGCAAAGAACCAGTACATTGGCCACGGCCATGGCCATACGTCCGTTTGTTCGATCGCCAACTTCTCCTTGTCGCCCATCGTCGTTTGAAGCTTCCGGACCTATCCAGTCTTCCGGAGGAGCAGTAAAAGCCGCTCAAAATCAAGATAAAATACATCCATTGTCGACAACATCGTCCATATCTTCCCATTCTAGGGAAACAACGACAAAGGCCGCCACACCCTCCCACGTCACAATTTCATCACCATCGCCTTCCCAATCCACTTCAGCATCGACAACAGTGCACGTGACACAAGATGCTCAAAAGTCAGCAACAACCTCACCTACCAGAGAAAAGATACATCCTTCTAGAAGGAAGAGCCAGACAAGCGATTGTGTGGTTGCTCCGACAACTTCCCAGACTGCGGCCTCCTTGTCATATCCGGCAGGGACATCAGATGGGACTGGAGAAGCTGATAAGAAGGCCGCGGGAACCACTGTTCACGCAGGACCATCTTCCGCTGATTTTGGAACATTTGTAGTGCCTCCTACAACCGCTATTGCATCCACGACTGTGTCCCCCTCGGTGACTCCACCTGAAGATGCTCCTTTTTTAAAGTCGGGTCCAACAGTTCATCCACTTTTTCGCGCTGCGTCTGCAATTGGGGGTCAGGATACTTTAACCGAGACGGGAGCAGTTGGAGACGTGTTGTCGCAAGGATCAAAAGGCCGGGCATCATCACCCCGGATAACAACTACTGGAGCAGTTTCGCATCTTGTGCTACCTATTGATGTAGGCTCAAAAATTAAGCCAACAGCAGCGCCTTCACTCTTTGCATCAGGTGTGACTATCGGAAATGTCGATGATCAGGCTGCTGCGCAGCCACAGAACCCAGCACCTCTTCCGTCAGCTTTATCTGTTttgtcgaagaagaacctAGGGTCATCGTCCAAAGAGTCAAGCGTTAAATCTGCTGCATCGTCTGTCTCCAGCTCAAGCACCCTGGGCGATTCGGTTTCCGGACTCGGTAGAAAATCGCATCACAAGTCGACGCAGTCGATACCCCAAAGTCCGCTCCCGACGACTAATACCAGCAATAGCAGCGGCATAGAAGTCAATTCTTGGCTTAATCCGCAACCTTTCGGTCCTTCTTTCGCCGCTTCGCATTTGAATACACAtgccaagaagaagtggaaaggaaaggaaagagagaaggagagggaaaaggaaaaggctcgagagaaggaaaaggcgaaagaagagaacgaGCAATTGAGGCGAAGACGAATGGCAGATTTGGAGAAGATTTCGGCAAACCTGGAAAAGTATAAAGGACGTATGGGCGTTGAATCTCGAACTCGCTCGATCCCTCGTGCGGATGGCGAAAACAGAAAGCGGCCGCCAAGTCCAGGAATCAGTGCAAGTACTGATGGGGAGGTGAGAGTtgtgaagaggagcaaaCCAGCGTGGGCTATCGCGCCTGAAAATGGACACGTCGCTGCCGCAATGGAGAAAGAAACAAATGACAACAAGAAGACGACGGATGCCATCAAAATCAATCATCAACCAGCAGCGTTTTATACTCCCCAGTTTGCTACTCCCACCTCAGCTGCTAAGACAACTACAACTCCTCTATCTGTTACTGCCGGCTTGGGACCACCAGTCAATTCTTCCAGCTCATCCAGTACGCCTTCATTGCTTAGTCGTTCGATTAATTTAGATATACCGAGGGAGACGCCGGAAGAGCGtatggatgatgacgacggaAATGATTCGACAGGTGGGTTGCTAGTCAGAAAAACCGGGAAAAATGATGCTGTCGAAGAGCAAGTGGAGCAAGTCCGTCTGGATTTGGATGATGTCTCTATACACGGTAGCTCCCCCGTTGGGCCAATTTCTACTTTCACCTCACGGTTTAGGAATGTGTCTATCACGCCCTCTCAGACTCAAAAGATATTAGAGCAGCCAGGTGAAGATGTACCTATCCGACGGTCTGCCATAAAGATAAATGGGAAGCAAAAGGCGCAACGCAGCAAGGATAAGAGTGATGGAAGCGAgagtgaggatgatgttCCTCTCAACTGGCCTtcaaggaaaggaaaggggaaaGCCGCTCCCGAACCCCAAGATAATTCAGAAACACAaagggatgatgatggtgtgAATTTGGGATCAAGcaatggagaggaggggtCCAGCGACGACCACTCTAATCCTGTTCTACCGCCTTTCTTATTCAAAGATCGGCCTGCGCATGTGCGACAGCCGTTGCAGACACTTTTCAAAGGCGGATTTGTTGCAAAACATAGCTACCAGCGCCCTCTTGTCAAGTCTTCTGCTGTTTCTCCCGTTCCGAATGCCAATCGCACCTCCTCTGAGCCATCTGCCAAAGCTGAACTGCTGCCCCAAAAGCGCAAACGTAGGCCCAAGAAACTTACCAGAGAGCAATGGCACCACATCGCACAGAACCATTTGTCAGATGTTGATGACCTGCTTGACGAATCttcaaagaagaggttgagTCCGAAGAGTGCGGAGAAGCTCGGTGCCGATCTTTCCAAGCTCACAAGTCCTCGCGTTTTCTCTATCGTTTCTCGCTCAGAGCCCCGGTCAAAGGGAGCGCCCATTGAAGAAAATGATAACGAGTACTTTACGGACTCTGACTCACATACATCTGACATTGCCCTGTTCCTCCAACATCCtgatcctcctcctcctcccgaGCGCATTCGAGAAGCCAAGCGCAATTTCGGTACGCGTACCATCGATCCATGGAACAGGCAGAAGCATACTTTTCGATCCAACCCGGCTCTGCATCGTGCCATCTTTGAGGCATATATTATGCAGTCTACGTCAATGGAAGAGTCGGGTGGGGATGATATCAAGGTGACGAATGAGGTCGACGCAGATGGTGGTCCGCCGGACTTTGAGTTTGTGTATTCAGATACTATGTTATATCCGGACGGTATACCGCCACCAGAGCTAGGTTTGGGGTGCGATTGTGATGGACCTTGCGATCCGGATTCTGAGACTTGTACTTGTGTAAAGAGGCAAGAGCTTTACTTTTATGATCTGGGCTTGAAAGGTTTCGCATATGATGA AAATGGCAAAATCAGAGAAAACTCTGCTTCCATTTGGGAGTGTAACGAGCTATGTGGATGTCCTCCTGAGTGTATGAATCGC GTTATCCAACGAGGCCGTGCCAAGGATACCGGAATAGAGATTTTCAAGaccaaagaaaaaggttgGGGTATCCGCGCTCGGTCATTCATACCAAGTGGAACATACATCGGCAGTTACACAGGAGAACTGATTAGGGAGGCGGAAAGTGAACGACGAGGAGTTACCTACACCGCCATTGGTCGAAC ATACGTTTTCGACCTCGACGGATGGCAAATTCGGCACCCACCCAAggggttggagaagattgataAACGCGCCGCAGAGCTAGCTGAAGCGGTGAAAATGAGAGCCAAGGCTGCAATGCGAGAGAGCCAAGAAGATGCTTACAATGCATATAGTG TGGATGCTTTCCATTATGGG AAC TTCACTCGCTATTTT AATCACTCATGTGATCCCAATTTGGCGATTACCCAAGCATATGTCAAGGACTTCCATCCAGAACGACCATT GCTTGTGATCTTTACTCGTCGAGACATCAAAAAGCACGAAGAACTTTGTATCAGTTACAAGGGTATACCC